One Frankia alni ACN14a DNA window includes the following coding sequences:
- a CDS encoding acyl-CoA dehydrogenase family protein encodes MTATTGPGTPPQASKEASEEASAQRVRAQVAAWLAENWQPGGGGPQWRERLVDSGWAAPTWPVEWFGRGLHRDLRRVVAEEFTRAGAKPVALDVTQLFANTILAHGTDEQKKSFVRPLALGEQQGCLLYSEPGAGSDLAALQTRADRDGDTWVVNGQKVWTSGAREATHGFLVARTDWDVPKHRGLTFFWLPLDQPGVDIRPIHQVTGGSEFNEVFLTDAVVADSHRLGAVNDGWRVLQTALGFERLIMGAAAGGSSRQRRRAGGSETTLADRQSPWTRQIGGADYVELAKKVGRADDPVTRQEIARLYTLEKVNAWNNLRARADAGRGAASPLASIGKLAMSRIVHTGVDVTTNLLGASSVLDGDTDPVAAEVNRSSFAAFVTSIGGGTDQIQRNIIGERVLGLPREPEVDKNVPFREVRKAQATRRFS; translated from the coding sequence ATGACCGCGACGACAGGGCCGGGCACGCCGCCGCAGGCGTCGAAGGAGGCGTCTGAGGAGGCGTCGGCGCAGCGGGTACGCGCGCAGGTGGCGGCGTGGCTGGCCGAGAACTGGCAGCCCGGCGGCGGGGGCCCGCAGTGGCGGGAGCGGCTCGTCGACTCCGGGTGGGCGGCCCCGACCTGGCCGGTCGAGTGGTTCGGGCGCGGCCTGCACCGCGATCTGCGTCGGGTGGTCGCCGAGGAGTTCACCCGGGCGGGCGCGAAACCGGTCGCCCTGGACGTGACGCAGCTGTTCGCCAACACGATCCTCGCGCACGGCACGGACGAGCAGAAGAAGTCGTTCGTGCGGCCGCTGGCCCTCGGCGAGCAGCAGGGCTGCCTGCTCTACAGCGAGCCCGGCGCCGGCTCCGACCTCGCGGCGTTGCAGACCCGGGCCGACCGCGACGGCGACACCTGGGTGGTCAACGGCCAGAAGGTGTGGACGTCGGGAGCCCGCGAGGCGACCCACGGCTTCCTCGTCGCACGCACCGACTGGGACGTGCCCAAGCACCGCGGACTGACGTTCTTCTGGCTGCCGCTGGACCAGCCGGGAGTCGACATTCGGCCGATCCACCAGGTCACGGGTGGGTCGGAGTTCAACGAGGTGTTCCTCACCGACGCCGTCGTGGCCGACTCCCACCGGCTTGGCGCGGTCAACGACGGCTGGCGGGTACTGCAGACCGCGCTCGGCTTCGAGCGGCTGATCATGGGGGCCGCCGCCGGTGGCAGTTCCCGTCAGCGCCGGCGGGCCGGCGGGAGCGAGACCACCCTGGCGGACCGGCAGTCGCCGTGGACCCGGCAGATCGGCGGAGCCGACTACGTCGAGCTGGCGAAGAAGGTCGGCAGGGCCGACGACCCCGTCACCCGCCAGGAGATCGCCCGGCTGTACACGCTGGAGAAGGTCAACGCCTGGAACAACCTGCGGGCGCGGGCGGACGCCGGGCGCGGCGCGGCGTCACCGCTGGCGTCCATCGGCAAACTCGCCATGTCCCGCATCGTGCACACCGGCGTGGACGTGACCACGAACCTGCTCGGCGCCTCCTCGGTCCTCGACGGCGACACCGACCCGGTCGCCGCGGAGGTCAACCGCTCGTCGTTCGCCGCGTTCGTCACCTCCATCGGCGGAGGCACCGACCAGATCCAGCGGAACATCATCGGCGAGCGGGTCCTGGGCCTGCCCAGGGAACCCGAAGTCGACAAGAACGTCCCGTTCCGCGAGGTCCGCAAGGCCCAGGCCACCAGGCGGTTCAGTTGA